The Stieleria sp. JC731 genome has a segment encoding these proteins:
- a CDS encoding ribulokinase, producing the protein MQTDLPIALGLDFGTESVRAVLIDSEGNELGVASSSYAHGQIVDRLPTSQAQLPPRFALQAPLDWIESAAEATRLAVQQNGVSRDRIVGIGVDFTSCTMLPTLADGTPLCETESFQHTPLAWPKLWKHHGAIDQTDRMNRIARDRNESFLSRYGGIIGLEWFFPKVLETIELAPEVADAAEVWLEAGDWFVWQLVGCDAPSLPRSTCQAGYKALWSSEDGYANADYLAAVDPKLAEVAAKKMPGRLLSPGEKAGVLCEEMADRLGLPAGIAVSAATIDAHSGVPGVGEAESGTLVMVMGTSSCHMLNATKFQAVPGVAGIVDGGILPGLFGYETGQAAVGDAFAWLLKLLNLDSFDQLAKDALELPAGSEGVLCLDWMNGCRTPLMDGSVKGAFTGLSLDTTPAHLYRSLLEASAFGVRWIVDVLREGGIAVDRFVATGGLPHHNPAVVQIYADVLATEIEVHPSQQGPAIGAAVLGMFAAGPSRSGFETIGQAAQSMASVDDVDRKIVYPNLGDRETYNRVYQQYRCLADQTRRGES; encoded by the coding sequence ATGCAAACTGATTTGCCAATCGCACTCGGATTGGACTTCGGCACCGAATCCGTCCGTGCGGTCTTGATCGATAGCGAAGGCAACGAACTTGGTGTCGCCTCAAGCTCCTATGCTCACGGTCAGATTGTTGACCGATTGCCAACAAGTCAGGCTCAGTTGCCGCCAAGGTTCGCATTGCAAGCACCGCTCGATTGGATCGAATCGGCAGCCGAGGCGACTCGCTTGGCCGTCCAGCAGAACGGTGTCTCAAGGGATCGCATCGTCGGCATCGGTGTCGACTTTACAAGTTGCACGATGCTTCCAACACTTGCCGATGGCACGCCGCTTTGTGAAACGGAGTCCTTTCAGCACACGCCATTGGCTTGGCCCAAACTGTGGAAGCATCACGGCGCGATCGATCAGACCGATCGGATGAACAGAATCGCGCGCGATCGCAACGAATCGTTCTTGTCTCGATATGGCGGAATCATTGGGCTGGAGTGGTTCTTTCCGAAGGTGCTCGAAACAATCGAATTGGCGCCCGAGGTTGCTGATGCTGCCGAGGTTTGGCTGGAAGCAGGAGATTGGTTCGTTTGGCAATTGGTCGGATGCGATGCCCCATCGTTGCCTCGCTCCACATGCCAAGCGGGATACAAAGCGTTGTGGTCGTCGGAAGATGGATACGCAAACGCCGACTACTTGGCAGCGGTGGATCCCAAGCTTGCTGAGGTTGCTGCAAAGAAAATGCCGGGGCGATTGCTTTCGCCAGGCGAAAAGGCCGGTGTCCTATGCGAGGAGATGGCAGATCGTTTAGGACTGCCTGCCGGGATCGCCGTGTCGGCAGCCACCATTGATGCTCACAGCGGAGTTCCTGGCGTCGGCGAAGCGGAATCAGGAACGCTGGTCATGGTGATGGGGACCAGCAGTTGCCACATGCTAAATGCAACAAAGTTTCAGGCGGTCCCTGGTGTCGCTGGAATCGTCGACGGAGGAATCTTGCCTGGGCTTTTCGGTTACGAGACCGGTCAGGCAGCCGTGGGCGATGCGTTTGCTTGGCTATTGAAATTGCTAAATCTCGACTCGTTCGATCAGCTCGCGAAAGACGCTTTGGAACTGCCTGCCGGATCAGAAGGCGTATTGTGTCTCGATTGGATGAACGGCTGCCGAACGCCATTGATGGATGGATCGGTAAAAGGTGCGTTTACTGGACTTTCGCTCGACACAACGCCAGCCCATTTGTATCGATCTCTACTGGAGGCATCTGCCTTCGGTGTCCGCTGGATCGTTGACGTATTGCGTGAAGGCGGCATCGCGGTCGACCGCTTTGTGGCGACTGGTGGCCTTCCGCATCACAATCCCGCAGTGGTGCAAATTTATGCCGATGTATTGGCAACCGAAATCGAGGTCCACCCATCGCAGCAAGGTCCGGCGATTGGGGCCGCGGTCCTGGGAATGTTTGCGGCCGGCCCGTCGCGAAGCGGTTTTGAAACGATTGGTCAAGCGGCACAGTCCATGGCAAGCGTCGATGATGTGGATCGGAAAATCGTTTACCCGAATCTTGGTGACCGCGAAACATACAATCGAGTCTACCAGCAGTACCGCTGTCTAGCCGACCAAACACGACGTGGCGAAAGCTAA
- a CDS encoding diacylglycerol/lipid kinase family protein, protein MDLLSRQIIVFTSPKAGSGANREQVPRLEEMLSQRGLKCSVMHSPAELERLIKYAAEVGDQQPVVVCAGGDGTLGLVASKTLPETPLLTMPMGTENLVGRMVGQSAEAESILKTLATGYLHRIDAATANGQLFLIMATAGFDAEVVRRLHLRRKGHIRRLSYLLPILNTLTRYQFPAIRVCELDDDGSAVQVTTCRWAMAFNLPRYAAGLQIAPSAIGNDGKLDITAMCGSGIYKGIRYLYGAMTGRLDRQRDVCRFQTPRLRIESDQRVAFELDGDYAGHLPVTIESLPMRVTLVVPEDFTPVR, encoded by the coding sequence ATGGATTTGCTTTCGCGACAGATCATCGTTTTCACCAGTCCCAAAGCCGGTAGCGGAGCCAACCGTGAACAAGTCCCACGTCTGGAGGAGATGCTCTCACAGCGAGGCTTGAAATGTTCGGTCATGCACTCGCCAGCGGAACTGGAGCGACTCATTAAGTACGCCGCAGAGGTGGGGGATCAGCAGCCCGTTGTCGTCTGTGCTGGAGGCGACGGAACACTTGGCTTGGTCGCGTCGAAGACCCTGCCTGAGACGCCTCTTTTGACGATGCCGATGGGGACCGAAAACTTGGTCGGACGGATGGTCGGTCAATCCGCTGAAGCCGAGTCTATTTTAAAAACATTGGCCACCGGATACTTGCACCGCATCGATGCAGCCACCGCAAACGGGCAGCTGTTTTTGATTATGGCGACAGCAGGTTTTGATGCCGAAGTCGTGCGCCGGTTACACCTGCGTCGAAAAGGCCACATCCGTCGGCTCAGCTATCTGCTGCCGATTCTGAACACGCTAACTCGGTATCAATTTCCCGCGATTCGTGTTTGCGAGCTTGATGATGATGGATCGGCGGTCCAGGTAACGACCTGCCGCTGGGCGATGGCGTTCAATTTGCCTCGCTACGCAGCTGGGTTGCAGATCGCACCTTCCGCAATTGGAAATGATGGGAAGCTGGACATCACCGCGATGTGCGGATCGGGGATCTACAAAGGAATTCGCTATCTATACGGGGCGATGACGGGACGCTTGGATCGCCAACGTGACGTTTGCCGATTTCAAACCCCACGACTTCGCATCGAATCGGATCAACGCGTCGCGTTTGAACTCGACGGTGACTATGCCGGGCACTTGCCTGTGACGATTGAAAGTTTGCCGATGAGAGTGACATTGGTGGTTCCTGAAGATTTCACGCCGGTTCGCTGA
- a CDS encoding fucose isomerase has product MSNHVILVASGDLRESANQVCWAAQSEMEAALTAAIEKLGWAVKRGHAYDEACGHGFISSQRQGIEVFRRLDPDAPIIVAEAVWQYSHHVLAGLTTHRGPILTVANWSGTWPGLVGLLNLNGSLTKAGVRYSSLWSETFDDEWFMGKLGQWLTSGQVDHDVSHVRPFDPSVASENARHVGQDIAQTLRTDKAILGVFDEGCMGMFNAIIPDHLLNPTGVFKERLSQSALYFETKQVSDSEAQTVRDWLDQAGMRFHTGANHETDLTDAQILDQCRMFIAAVRLADDFGCDAIGIQYQQGLKDLLPASDLVEGMLNNADRPPVMSRCGKRELYPGIPLTHFNEVDECAGLDGLLTQRIHAALGQPTENTLHDLRWSDADQSGSTEEEVWVLEISGAAPPAHFVDGWKGAEGFRQPPMYFPSGGSTVRGISKPGVVVWSRVYVEDDKLKMDLGLADAISLPQEETERRWQATTSQWPVMHAVLRGVTRNQMMARHKANHIQVAYASSEAEAIDAMHAKATAAFELGMIVSLCGEVE; this is encoded by the coding sequence ATGTCCAATCATGTCATCCTGGTTGCTTCTGGCGACCTTCGTGAATCAGCGAATCAAGTTTGCTGGGCAGCTCAGTCTGAAATGGAAGCCGCTTTGACGGCGGCAATCGAAAAGCTTGGTTGGGCTGTCAAACGCGGTCATGCTTATGACGAAGCATGCGGCCATGGCTTTATCTCATCACAGCGACAAGGCATCGAGGTGTTCCGGCGGCTCGATCCCGATGCTCCGATCATCGTGGCCGAAGCGGTGTGGCAGTATTCACATCATGTGCTGGCAGGTCTAACGACGCATCGAGGTCCGATCTTGACCGTGGCGAATTGGTCGGGGACTTGGCCCGGTTTGGTCGGTTTGCTGAACCTGAATGGTTCTTTGACCAAAGCAGGCGTTCGGTACAGTTCTCTGTGGAGCGAAACGTTTGACGATGAGTGGTTCATGGGCAAGCTTGGTCAATGGTTGACCAGCGGCCAAGTTGATCATGACGTCTCCCATGTGCGGCCATTCGATCCATCGGTTGCCAGTGAAAACGCTCGCCACGTCGGACAGGATATCGCCCAAACGCTTCGAACCGACAAAGCCATCCTGGGTGTATTCGATGAAGGATGCATGGGGATGTTCAATGCGATTATCCCCGACCACCTGTTGAACCCTACGGGGGTTTTTAAAGAACGACTTAGCCAGTCGGCTTTGTATTTCGAGACTAAGCAGGTGAGCGATTCGGAAGCTCAAACGGTCCGCGATTGGCTTGATCAAGCCGGAATGCGATTTCACACCGGTGCGAATCACGAAACCGACCTGACCGATGCGCAGATTCTAGATCAGTGCCGCATGTTTATCGCTGCCGTCCGATTGGCGGATGATTTCGGTTGCGATGCGATTGGGATCCAGTACCAGCAGGGGCTTAAAGATCTACTGCCTGCGAGCGATCTGGTTGAAGGCATGTTGAACAATGCCGATCGACCACCGGTCATGTCACGCTGCGGCAAGCGGGAACTCTATCCCGGTATTCCGTTGACTCACTTTAACGAAGTGGATGAATGCGCGGGACTGGACGGACTGTTGACTCAGCGGATTCATGCTGCTTTGGGGCAGCCTACCGAAAACACGCTTCATGACTTGCGATGGTCCGATGCGGATCAGTCCGGTAGCACCGAAGAGGAAGTCTGGGTTTTGGAGATCAGTGGCGCCGCCCCACCGGCGCACTTCGTTGACGGCTGGAAAGGGGCGGAAGGCTTTCGGCAGCCACCGATGTATTTTCCAAGCGGCGGTAGCACGGTCCGAGGGATCAGCAAACCCGGTGTCGTCGTTTGGTCGCGCGTCTATGTGGAAGACGACAAATTGAAGATGGACCTGGGACTTGCCGATGCGATCTCGCTACCACAGGAAGAAACTGAACGCCGCTGGCAGGCGACGACGTCACAATGGCCGGTCATGCATGCGGTGTTACGCGGCGTGACAAGAAACCAAATGATGGCTCGTCACAAAGCCAACCATATTCAAGTGGCTTATGCGTCCAGCGAAGCCGAGGCGATCGACGCGATGCACGCCAAAGCGACGGCGGCATTCGAATTGGGAATGATCGTCAGCTTGTGCGGCGAAGTGGAATAG
- a CDS encoding SMI1/KNR4 family protein yields MKYMTVPWSQQIQQRYQCVLAEDLCEWFDSGIWKHADDGCGQRFLQAVAPQDLLEPAPQAIWPALMPCDLLPIISNGLGDYLCMRMGPDNSIREYVHWYHGGGDWIPWGKTLAEALLFDSIRQNLPGGQRDHAFAAAIEHTLLADDVHPIDRWTRQWLKNKHGVTLGDRKGHEIANTVLELGIAEAAVRCQLCIAALENPLLHELDDPHWRMIPPDQRQRYLFDCGLLPGAVIESIPMEPSDLCAAQDWDAVAANCEQVTNQRDDLAWAWDLWGYSFERLGLQKRAIDCYRRSLRCSIFTDQTVRVRTHTFVKEGQKFSATRLMQLEYQSNDTSEQAYLQCLACPKPDERRKLVREYFSDLAASANGSDAHDYWVKAGWDLGAEPMTAYGDLLTKIETTAAEAGRMALSAIAQTHRQCFKDRYGL; encoded by the coding sequence TTGAAGTACATGACCGTTCCGTGGTCCCAGCAGATCCAGCAGCGGTACCAGTGTGTGCTCGCCGAAGACCTTTGTGAGTGGTTTGACAGCGGAATCTGGAAACACGCTGACGACGGTTGTGGTCAGCGTTTCCTGCAAGCTGTCGCCCCACAAGACTTGCTTGAACCTGCACCGCAGGCAATCTGGCCGGCATTGATGCCCTGTGATCTGCTGCCCATCATTTCCAATGGCTTGGGCGATTACCTTTGCATGCGAATGGGTCCAGACAATTCCATTCGTGAATATGTCCATTGGTATCACGGCGGCGGTGACTGGATCCCTTGGGGCAAGACCCTTGCCGAAGCATTGCTGTTCGATTCCATTCGGCAGAACCTTCCGGGCGGACAGCGGGATCATGCTTTCGCTGCCGCGATCGAACACACCTTGCTAGCCGATGACGTGCACCCCATTGATCGATGGACGCGGCAGTGGCTTAAAAACAAACATGGTGTCACCCTAGGCGACCGAAAAGGTCACGAGATCGCCAACACCGTATTGGAACTTGGCATCGCCGAAGCTGCCGTTCGCTGCCAGTTGTGTATTGCAGCTCTAGAGAATCCGCTGCTGCACGAACTTGATGATCCACATTGGCGAATGATCCCACCAGATCAGCGTCAGCGATACTTGTTCGATTGTGGATTGCTACCCGGCGCGGTGATCGAATCAATCCCGATGGAGCCGAGCGATTTGTGCGCCGCACAAGACTGGGATGCGGTCGCGGCAAATTGCGAACAGGTCACAAACCAACGCGATGACTTGGCTTGGGCATGGGACCTTTGGGGCTACAGCTTTGAACGCTTAGGCCTGCAAAAGCGTGCGATCGATTGTTATCGACGAAGCCTTCGCTGTTCTATCTTCACCGATCAAACCGTTCGCGTTCGCACGCATACGTTTGTTAAAGAGGGACAAAAGTTCTCGGCAACTCGTTTGATGCAGCTCGAATATCAATCGAACGACACTAGCGAGCAAGCCTATTTGCAATGCTTGGCTTGCCCGAAACCGGATGAACGTCGCAAGTTGGTTCGCGAGTATTTCTCGGATCTTGCGGCGTCAGCCAATGGGTCTGATGCGCACGACTATTGGGTCAAAGCGGGCTGGGACTTGGGCGCCGAACCCATGACAGCCTACGGTGATCTGCTGACAAAAATTGAAACAACCGCGGCCGAAGCAGGGCGGATGGCTTTGTCGGCAATTGCACAAACTCATCGACAGTGCTTCAAAGATCGCTACGGCTTGTAG
- a CDS encoding outer membrane protein assembly factor, whose product MPHATGKRQVHSQNNLLQKRPTMLRNDRQANSEPANACALDKSLLGGDSPKRTKKRWKSIVSAAIAALGLTATDSAYQQASAQQFDPYGSGYTQTTTPSQYQVQPGYSTPPSYTNSPTYTSPPTTNYPPAQTYVPPPVPQTTVPSTSFPPQSFGPRQRVLLPGNSVPGSGTAYPPIGTDPVYTPNVRVADLIINGFPARTGRIMLGGAVNSDAGVTGQITVDERNFDIMRWPRSFSDLFSGTAFRGAGQTFRLEAAPGSVFDRYSMQFADPNLFGYLPISFSASGFLYDRRFDDWDEERLGARFSLGYRITPDLSLAVGVGGQNVDISRIRLPGVSPELDALVGDNELYTGNITLTHNTRDNPIQPSEGHYFQFKFEEAFGDFDYARFELEYRTYWLLAQRADGSGKQTVSYSTQFGYSGDETPIFEHFFAGGYATLRGFDFRGAGPVEGGANGIQVGGQFQWLNSVEYMFPITADDAFRGVVFCDFGTVEDSVKLDSDTFRVAPGVGFRVAIPALGPAPLAFDFAFPVNKGEFDDERMFSFYMSLIK is encoded by the coding sequence ATGCCCCACGCAACCGGCAAACGCCAAGTCCACTCCCAGAATAACCTTTTGCAGAAACGGCCAACGATGCTTCGAAATGATCGTCAAGCCAACTCCGAACCAGCCAACGCTTGTGCCCTCGACAAGTCGTTGCTCGGAGGCGACTCACCCAAGCGAACCAAGAAGCGATGGAAGTCAATCGTTTCGGCTGCGATCGCGGCATTGGGGCTGACTGCAACCGATTCTGCTTATCAGCAAGCGTCAGCACAGCAGTTCGATCCCTACGGCAGTGGCTACACGCAGACGACGACGCCTTCGCAGTATCAGGTTCAACCCGGCTACAGCACTCCACCGTCCTACACCAACAGTCCGACCTACACGTCACCACCGACGACCAACTACCCGCCAGCACAAACCTACGTGCCGCCACCGGTACCGCAAACCACGGTGCCGTCAACGAGCTTCCCACCACAGTCATTTGGCCCTCGCCAACGCGTGCTGCTTCCTGGCAATTCGGTTCCAGGCAGCGGAACGGCGTATCCGCCGATCGGTACCGATCCGGTCTACACGCCAAACGTTCGCGTTGCCGATCTAATCATCAACGGATTCCCGGCACGGACCGGCCGAATCATGCTTGGCGGTGCCGTCAACAGTGATGCCGGTGTGACGGGACAGATCACGGTTGACGAACGCAACTTCGACATCATGCGTTGGCCACGATCGTTCAGCGATCTTTTCAGCGGAACGGCGTTCCGAGGTGCCGGCCAAACGTTCCGATTGGAAGCCGCTCCGGGTAGCGTCTTTGACCGCTACAGTATGCAATTTGCCGACCCCAACTTGTTCGGGTATCTCCCGATCAGCTTCTCGGCAAGTGGATTCCTTTACGACCGACGTTTTGACGACTGGGACGAAGAGCGCCTTGGTGCGCGTTTTTCGCTGGGTTACCGGATCACGCCTGACCTGTCGCTGGCAGTCGGTGTTGGCGGACAAAATGTTGACATCAGCCGCATTCGCTTGCCCGGCGTGTCACCAGAGCTTGACGCTTTGGTTGGCGACAACGAGCTTTACACCGGGAATATCACGCTGACTCACAATACGCGTGACAACCCAATCCAGCCCAGCGAAGGGCACTACTTTCAATTCAAATTCGAAGAAGCGTTCGGCGACTTTGACTACGCCCGTTTCGAACTGGAATATCGCACGTACTGGCTGCTGGCTCAGCGAGCGGACGGCAGCGGAAAGCAAACCGTTTCCTACAGCACTCAGTTCGGCTACAGCGGCGACGAAACGCCGATCTTTGAACACTTCTTCGCTGGCGGTTACGCCACACTCCGCGGATTCGACTTCCGCGGTGCCGGCCCCGTCGAAGGCGGTGCTAATGGGATCCAAGTTGGGGGCCAATTCCAATGGCTAAACTCAGTGGAGTATATGTTCCCCATAACTGCAGATGACGCGTTTCGGGGCGTCGTATTCTGCGATTTTGGTACCGTAGAAGACAGTGTAAAGCTGGATTCTGATACATTCCGTGTGGCACCTGGTGTCGGTTTTCGCGTCGCGATTCCAGCCCTGGGCCCTGCACCGCTCGCGTTCGACTTTGCGTTTCCCGTCAACAAAGGGGAATTCGACGACGAGAGGATGTTCAGCTTTTACATGAGCCTTATCAAATAG
- a CDS encoding outer membrane protein assembly factor, giving the protein MVRHGRRTQSLAGKACFRLMELPQNLGHKAKCILMVFVIACVGAGPVSGQFGGAGGMGGAGAGGSGGAPGPAERPKFRDHIHSLDALPLGQETGETVVTDVVIQGNKSVGEHAISQKLQTKKGRFYSRETLLGDVRRLNEMKVFDHVTFREKEGPQGVAVTFIVHERPLVTEVIYHGARGMGERELAGRAGIAVGDPLSEFSIESARRRMMDFYREKGFNQVAITTSIGFGDVPGRVVFRINEGPLERIKSIEVIGNTILSEARLKKIIKSRGPFMRLGLWTFNRANLAQIDQDKDLLASHYHNLGYLTATVGRQISYDKDGKFMHVKYVINEGQRFQIKNIQIVGNQFVTEDSLSQRLELKPGDMFDGTVLKRDVGELVYGYGELGFIYADVQPQTIMREEENMVDLVYKIEEGDRWKIGEIRVNIEGEPHLMRETVMLNLLDLHEGDFIDRRLLEVARRRMARGQLLETNPQIADPPDIIVEPKEDAY; this is encoded by the coding sequence ATGGTCCGTCATGGACGACGAACCCAATCGCTTGCCGGAAAAGCCTGTTTTCGCCTTATGGAACTACCCCAGAATCTCGGCCACAAAGCCAAGTGCATCCTGATGGTATTCGTCATCGCCTGTGTCGGCGCCGGACCCGTGTCCGGTCAGTTCGGCGGAGCTGGCGGAATGGGAGGCGCCGGAGCTGGCGGCAGCGGTGGAGCCCCCGGGCCCGCAGAAAGGCCAAAATTTCGCGATCACATCCACAGCCTTGACGCGCTGCCGCTCGGTCAAGAAACCGGCGAGACCGTTGTTACCGATGTCGTCATCCAAGGCAACAAATCGGTCGGCGAACATGCGATTTCGCAAAAGCTACAAACTAAAAAGGGACGTTTCTACAGCCGTGAAACGCTGCTGGGAGACGTCCGTCGACTGAACGAGATGAAGGTCTTCGATCACGTCACCTTCCGCGAAAAGGAAGGCCCACAAGGCGTCGCGGTGACATTCATCGTCCATGAACGCCCGCTCGTCACCGAAGTCATCTACCACGGTGCACGTGGCATGGGCGAACGCGAACTGGCAGGCCGTGCGGGCATTGCCGTTGGCGATCCGCTGAGCGAATTTTCGATCGAATCCGCCCGCCGCCGAATGATGGACTTTTATCGCGAAAAAGGTTTCAACCAAGTCGCGATCACAACCTCAATCGGATTCGGTGATGTCCCCGGACGGGTCGTCTTTCGAATTAACGAAGGTCCCCTGGAGCGGATCAAGTCAATCGAAGTGATCGGAAACACGATCCTGAGCGAAGCACGACTGAAGAAAATCATCAAAAGCCGCGGCCCATTCATGCGACTTGGCTTGTGGACGTTCAACCGAGCCAACCTCGCCCAGATCGACCAAGACAAAGATCTGCTCGCGTCGCACTATCACAACCTTGGATACCTAACCGCCACCGTCGGACGCCAAATCAGCTACGACAAAGACGGCAAGTTCATGCATGTGAAGTACGTGATCAACGAAGGTCAGCGATTCCAAATCAAGAACATTCAGATTGTCGGAAACCAGTTTGTCACCGAGGATTCACTGAGTCAGCGACTGGAACTGAAACCTGGCGACATGTTCGATGGCACCGTCCTGAAACGCGATGTCGGCGAATTGGTCTACGGTTATGGCGAACTCGGATTCATCTACGCCGATGTCCAACCGCAAACGATCATGCGTGAAGAAGAGAACATGGTCGACTTGGTTTACAAAATCGAAGAAGGCGACCGTTGGAAAATTGGCGAGATCCGCGTCAACATCGAAGGTGAACCACACCTGATGCGTGAAACCGTCATGTTGAATCTTCTCGACTTGCACGAAGGCGACTTTATCGACCGCCGACTGTTGGAAGTTGCCCGTCGCCGGATGGCCCGTGGACAACTGCTTGAAACCAATCCACAGATTGCAGACCCACCGGACATCATCGTCGAGCCGAAGGAGGATGCGTACTAA
- a CDS encoding acyltransferase family protein — translation MIEFKYRPDVDGLRAVAVVLVLLFHAGLGFKGGFIGVDVFFVISGFLITGLILKEQNNGDFSLGRFWVRRIRRILPAATAMVVLVLIAGFFVMVPLDYTDLGKSTIAQQLMLSNVFFWRNTGYFDGPSDLKPLLHTWSLAVEEQFYLGYPLLLIWLARFKRQVSVAVLSTLFLGSLVLSEYGVHKFPSGAFFLLPTRAWEMLAGALICFLPKPNRVPDIAVSAVSGAALSMIVLTGWHYDATTPFPGLSAMLPCLCTAALIYINSAKLSRPAKLLATKPVVFVGLISYSLYLWHWPILAFVRYTNNETLTPTMGIVAIVASFSAGYLSWRYIETPFRKKQLLVRLPRLFAATAISVSVCLLAGGTIYLSQGFPQLRYGDQYTQLIKSMDEKAFRHHLSVDDIEQQRLPKFGDQSVAPSVLVWGDSHAMAVMPAIDQVCNELGLCGVQSTTGGTLPLVEFDGSNSSPQFADFAERTIEYCKDSEIEVAILAGYWIRDASHPKFESSLRETIDELRDLGIHVILLRDVPDQLCNPRQAINVALKEDDGIEKLGVLLQDHRVYQQKADHVLQRMAADEVTVLDPAPHLVDDSDRCRIVFGDKCMYWDNDHLTVSGALRLTGMFRHAFEDTDDKI, via the coding sequence ATGATCGAATTCAAGTACCGCCCCGACGTCGATGGTCTGCGTGCGGTTGCTGTCGTCTTGGTCCTGCTGTTTCATGCCGGACTTGGTTTCAAAGGCGGCTTCATTGGCGTCGACGTGTTCTTCGTCATCTCCGGATTTTTGATCACGGGATTGATTCTAAAAGAACAGAACAACGGAGATTTTAGCCTCGGCCGATTCTGGGTTCGACGAATCCGGCGGATCTTGCCTGCAGCGACCGCAATGGTTGTGCTCGTCTTGATCGCAGGCTTTTTCGTGATGGTTCCGCTTGACTACACTGATTTGGGAAAGTCGACGATCGCACAGCAGTTGATGCTTTCCAATGTGTTCTTCTGGCGAAACACCGGCTACTTCGATGGGCCATCTGACTTGAAGCCACTGCTGCACACGTGGTCTTTGGCCGTCGAAGAACAGTTCTATCTGGGATACCCACTGCTGCTGATTTGGCTCGCTCGCTTCAAACGACAGGTATCCGTTGCAGTCCTTTCGACTCTCTTTTTAGGCTCGCTTGTCTTGAGCGAGTATGGCGTTCACAAGTTTCCTTCGGGTGCATTTTTCCTGTTGCCGACCCGCGCGTGGGAAATGCTCGCTGGAGCGTTAATCTGCTTCCTACCGAAACCAAATCGTGTGCCTGACATTGCCGTTTCGGCAGTCAGCGGAGCCGCATTGTCGATGATCGTTTTGACGGGATGGCATTACGATGCGACAACTCCATTTCCCGGTTTGTCTGCGATGCTGCCGTGCCTGTGTACCGCGGCGCTGATTTACATCAATTCTGCAAAGCTATCTCGTCCGGCAAAGCTTCTAGCCACAAAGCCAGTCGTGTTTGTCGGCCTGATCAGCTACTCGCTTTACCTTTGGCACTGGCCCATCCTCGCATTCGTTCGATACACCAACAATGAAACGTTAACGCCGACGATGGGAATCGTCGCTATAGTCGCTAGCTTTTCCGCGGGCTATCTATCGTGGCGGTACATCGAAACGCCCTTTCGTAAAAAGCAACTGCTGGTTCGATTGCCTAGACTATTTGCAGCTACGGCAATTTCAGTGTCGGTATGTTTGCTTGCCGGTGGAACGATCTATCTCTCCCAAGGCTTCCCACAACTTCGCTATGGCGATCAATACACACAGCTGATCAAGTCCATGGACGAAAAAGCGTTTCGCCACCACTTGTCCGTTGACGATATCGAACAACAAAGGTTACCCAAGTTCGGAGATCAGTCCGTTGCTCCGAGTGTCTTGGTGTGGGGCGATTCACATGCGATGGCAGTCATGCCGGCGATCGATCAAGTTTGCAACGAACTGGGGCTATGTGGAGTTCAAAGCACTACTGGAGGCACATTGCCTTTGGTCGAATTTGATGGATCAAACTCCTCGCCTCAATTCGCAGATTTTGCCGAGCGAACGATCGAGTATTGCAAAGACAGTGAAATCGAAGTTGCGATCCTTGCCGGATACTGGATTCGAGACGCGAGCCATCCGAAGTTTGAATCCAGCCTACGGGAAACGATCGATGAGCTTCGCGATTTGGGAATTCACGTCATCCTGCTTCGTGACGTCCCCGATCAACTGTGCAATCCGCGTCAAGCGATCAACGTGGCTCTCAAAGAGGACGATGGCATCGAAAAGCTTGGCGTCCTTCTTCAGGATCATCGCGTCTATCAACAAAAAGCGGATCACGTGTTGCAACGCATGGCCGCAGACGAAGTCACGGTACTGGACCCCGCGCCACACCTTGTTGATGACTCCGATCGTTGCCGAATCGTCTTTGGTGATAAATGCATGTACTGGGACAACGACCACCTGACCGTCTCGGGCGCACTGCGATTGACTGGCATGTTCCGGCACGCGTTCGAAGATACTGACGACAAAATTTGA